The genomic stretch CGTCGCGTCGAGCATCAGGAACTTTCCGTGCTGTGGCAGCTCCGGGGCGCGGAACCACCAGGTGGTCAGCCCGTGGGTGGGCAGCGCGGGGGCCTCGGTGAGCTCGTGCAGCTGCTGCGGCGCCACGGCGACGACGGCGGCCCGTGCCCGCAACGGCCCAGCATCCGTGCCGACCTGCACCCCGTCGGCGGTGTGCATGATCTCCCGGGCGGGAGTGTGCAGCCGCACCGGGTCGTGCAGCCACTGCGCCATCTGCTCCGGAAGCGCCTGCATGCCTTCCCGGGGCAGCCCCGGGGTGCCCAGCGCGAAGTAGCGGACCAGCAGGCGCACATAATTCGCCGAGCTCTGCCCGCTGCTGTCCGCCAGGACCCCGGCGAGGAAGGTCTCCAGCACATCTCGGCGCAGCCTGCCGGTGAATCCCGCCGCGTCGAAGGAGGCGCTGAGCGTCTGGTCCTGCTGTGGTCGTGGACCGGTGGGGGGCTGCCGCAGGCTCGGGGCGATCCAGCGCGCCAGACCGAGCAGATCCTGCAGCGGGGTGTGCCGGCTGCCCAATGTGGCCAGCGCGTGCTGCGGGTGCCGCAACGGGTGCGCCAGCGTGGTGGTGGATCTGGCGGTGCGGATCACCGCGCCGACTGCGAACTTCTGCAGGCCCAGTGCGTCGAGGTCGATCCAGTCCCGCACAGCCGGATAAGCCGGGTTCAACACCTGGAAGCCGCGGTCACACCGGAATCCGTCGATGAGGTCGGTGCGCACCCGCCCGCCCACGGCGTCGGCGGCCTCGAGCACGGTGACCCGGTGTCCGTTGCGCTGCAGCCGGCGCGCGCACTGCAGTCCGGCGAGCCCTGCGCCGATGACTATGACGTCGGTGTCCATGAATCTCCATCCCGTCGCGTGTGGCTCAGTCTAGGCGGGGCCTGGGACACGCGTCGGTTCGAACGCAGGTGACGCACGATGATGACGCCAGCTGCCAGCGATCCGAGCCCGCCGGCGGCCATGTCTGAGATCGTGTCGGTGTAGGTCACGAAGATGTCGGGGGTGACGAAGATGAAGCCCAGCCACTCCACCATCTCCCAGACCGCGCTCAGTGCGAGCCCCAGCGTGGCAGTGAGCAGCACCCCGATCCATGCGGCACGTCGGTGCGAGCGGGGATCCGCCACGGTCTGGGAGCGCAGCAGCATGACGTAGAGTCCCGCGGCGAGGACTGCGGTGCAGAAGAAATGCACCAGCAGGTCCCAGTTCGGGATCAGGGTGTAGAGGTCGAAGACGTTGCTCCATGCGGCGATCAGCAGCGTCGCTGAGACCGTGATGTCCGCCGCGGCGGGGAAGCCCAGGAAGCGCGGCGCCACCAGTCCCGGCAGCGCGAACGCGAGGATGCCGGCATCGGTGGGGGCGAGGAACATCGCCGCCAGGATCACGCTGAACAGGCCGATCACGCGCAGCACGTCGGCGGCGACCTCGGCGATGCTCTGCGGGGCTCGCAGGAAGTTCTCCATCACCGGGCACCACCGGCCTCGTCGAGGTGCAGCACGGCCTGGACCGGGAGATGATCCGAGGCCCAGCCGCGTGGGCCGCGCCGGGTGTTGATCACCGCGCGGCCCACGTGCACCTGAGGTGTGACCATGATCCAGTCGATCCGGGCTCGGTCGCGGCGCGGCTCCTGGTAGTTCGCGAAGGTCCCCCACTCCGGGCTCTCGCGACGCTCAGCGACCGCCCAGGCATCGACCAGCGCCTGCCCGCGCAGCAGCTCCCGGATCGGGGCGCTGCGGGGACCGGCATTCATATCCCCCAGGACCACCCCCGGCAGCTCACTGCCGGTGATGAGTTCCCGGATGCTCTCCACCGAGCTCAACCTGGAACTCAGCGAAAGATGGTCCAGATGGGTGTTCACGGCGAGAAAGGTCGTGGCGGTGGCGCGGTCCCGGAACTTCGCGACGACCATGATGCGCGGGATCAGGTTCCCC from Nesterenkonia sandarakina encodes the following:
- a CDS encoding flavin monoamine oxidase family protein yields the protein MDTDVIVIGAGLAGLQCARRLQRNGHRVTVLEAADAVGGRVRTDLIDGFRCDRGFQVLNPAYPAVRDWIDLDALGLQKFAVGAVIRTARSTTTLAHPLRHPQHALATLGSRHTPLQDLLGLARWIAPSLRQPPTGPRPQQDQTLSASFDAAGFTGRLRRDVLETFLAGVLADSSGQSSANYVRLLVRYFALGTPGLPREGMQALPEQMAQWLHDPVRLHTPAREIMHTADGVQVGTDAGPLRARAAVVAVAPQQLHELTEAPALPTHGLTTWWFRAPELPQHGKFLMLDATRRGGGPAGPIWNTAVVSQAAPSYAPEGQHLVQATTLLDRPDGLAEEAVVRRDLERLYQVSTADWELLTHHIVEHTLPVQPPPLREASPQQVGERVLIAGDHRDHGSLQGALVSGDQAARSVTRLLTG
- a CDS encoding DUF2238 domain-containing protein — protein: MENFLRAPQSIAEVAADVLRVIGLFSVILAAMFLAPTDAGILAFALPGLVAPRFLGFPAAADITVSATLLIAAWSNVFDLYTLIPNWDLLVHFFCTAVLAAGLYVMLLRSQTVADPRSHRRAAWIGVLLTATLGLALSAVWEMVEWLGFIFVTPDIFVTYTDTISDMAAGGLGSLAAGVIIVRHLRSNRRVSQAPPRLSHTRRDGDSWTPTS
- a CDS encoding endonuclease/exonuclease/phosphatase family protein; this translates as MTAEQAGAPMDSAGSPGSGVGAEHSRLRSESALIGPVPAPGLHVMTWNIRRRSFALHPRRADRWRRRAPGVRSLLKTERPALLGVQEALADQAGFVAEALGGGHRFVGHGRGPHGHGEASPIYYDTERLELLDWEQRALSDTPHHPGSRSWGNLIPRIMVVAKFRDRATATTFLAVNTHLDHLSLSSRLSSVESIRELITGSELPGVVLGDMNAGPRSAPIRELLRGQALVDAWAVAERRESPEWGTFANYQEPRRDRARIDWIMVTPQVHVGRAVINTRRGPRGWASDHLPVQAVLHLDEAGGAR